From Equus przewalskii isolate Varuska chromosome 2, EquPr2, whole genome shotgun sequence:
GTGAGCAAGCTTCCAGAGACCCAAAAGACTCGAGAAACATAGACCTGgggaaaattttctaaaaacttttaacatttctggaGTCACATATCTTCCCTACATTTCTGACTCACCCTGTCCATATATCTACAGTGATCAGAAGTTTAAACACTTAAGGAAAGAGTTCTGAGTGcttgtttttgaagaagaaacaTGGGAGAACTTCAAATCTTCATTATCCCACTCTATAGCTAGGACTGGGGAAGATGACCCCCAAGCAATGCACTACGTGGTGGTAGCTCCTGAAGGACAAGAAAGCAGGTGGCCTTGCTGGGGCTGATAGAGAGAACAAAATGAGACCCTGGAGGTCTTGAGAAAAGATTTGGGACTGAGAAACACACAATTCCATGAAGGTTTTCCTCCCTTCCCAAATTTAGCCTCACCCTAGGTAGACCTCAGTCTCTGATCTGATATTAGTCCCAAATAGTATCCAAATAACCACTGCCTTGCCAGCAACTGAATGGTGATGGTACCTGAATATGTATCCTAAGCTGGGCCACTAGTAGgtccatttctttttctgcagcTGAAGGAGAATGCAGGACTTACCCTGGGAGAACCACAGCTCCATTTCTGAGTTCATCCTTCTGGGCTTCTCCAGGGACTCCCAAATTAATGCAATCCTCTTCAATATCTTCATCTTTCTCTACCTCTCTACGCTTGTGGGCAATGGGCTCATTGTCACCTTGATCCACCTAGACTCCCGCCTCCgcacacccatgtacttcttcctcagtGTCCTCTCCATGCTGGACATGAGCTATGTCACCACCACTGTGCCCCAGATGTTGGTGCATCTTGTCTGCCAGAAGAAAACTatctcctatgttgggtgtgtagCCCAGATGTACATCTTTCTAGTGTTGGGCATCACTGAGGGCTGGCTGTTCTCTGTCATGGCCTATGATAGATATGTGGCCATCTGCTACCCACTTAGGTACAAGGTTATCATGAGCCCATGGCTGTGTGGGACAATGGTGGTCTTTTGTGGACTGTGGGGTGTCAGCTGTTCCCTAGTCTACACTGTCTTCACAATGCGCCTGCCTTACTGTGGCCCCAATGAGATCAATCACTTCTTCTGTGAGGTTCCCGCAGTTCTGAAGCTGGCCTGTGCAGACACATCCCTCAATGATCAAGTAGATTTCATCCTGGGCTTCATCCTTCTCCTGGTACCTCTTTCCTTCATTCTGGCCTCTTATGTCCGCATCTTTGCCACCATCTTGAGAATCCGCTCAGCCCAGGGTCGACtcaaggccttctccacctgtgcctcccacATCACCGTGGTCACCATGTTCTGTGGACCTGCTATGTTTATGTACATGAACCCTGGGGCCAATGCCTCCCCAGAGAGGGACAAGAAACTGGCCCTGTTCTACAATGTTATCTCTGCCTTTCTCAACCCCATAATCTACAGCCTCCGAAACAAAGATGTGAAGAGGGCTTT
This genomic window contains:
- the LOC103542388 gene encoding olfactory receptor 2G3-like, translating into MQDLPWENHSSISEFILLGFSRDSQINAILFNIFIFLYLSTLVGNGLIVTLIHLDSRLRTPMYFFLSVLSMLDMSYVTTTVPQMLVHLVCQKKTISYVGCVAQMYIFLVLGITEGWLFSVMAYDRYVAICYPLRYKVIMSPWLCGTMVVFCGLWGVSCSLVYTVFTMRLPYCGPNEINHFFCEVPAVLKLACADTSLNDQVDFILGFILLLVPLSFILASYVRIFATILRIRSAQGRLKAFSTCASHITVVTMFCGPAMFMYMNPGANASPERDKKLALFYNVISAFLNPIIYSLRNKDVKRAFLKLTGQGRAPE